In Mercurialis annua linkage group LG6, ddMerAnnu1.2, whole genome shotgun sequence, the following are encoded in one genomic region:
- the LOC130015693 gene encoding uncharacterized protein LOC130015693 → MMFKNAPEFREALRKYVVNRCVEVKMVKNEPTRVRGHCKKEGFEWHILASKIGATGDFMVKTYVPQHKCFRAFKIREATQNFLVDYFRDRITSFSYLKSKELKAREMRELKIDVTDIKCKRVKRILLEDLEGDYLEEYGLLWDYREELLATNPGTTIDLLTDGNTNQFGAIYICFDTLKKGWKAGCRPLIGLDGCFLKTVCKGELLTTIGRDGNN, encoded by the coding sequence ATGATGTTCAAAAATGCACCTGAGTTTAGGGAAGCTCTTAGGAAGTATGTTGTGAATAGATGTGTGGAGGTTAAGATGGTGAAGAATGAACCAACCAGGGTTAGGGGACACTGCAAGAAGGAGGGGTTTGAATGGCACATTCTGGCTAGTAAGATTGGGGCCACTGGAGACTTTATGGTGAAGACTTATGTTCCTCAGCACAAATGCTTCAGAGCGTTCAAGATTAGAGAAGCCACTCAAAATTTCTTAGTGGACTACTTCAGAGACAGGATTACCAGTTTTAGCTACCTAAAGTCCAAAGAGTTAAAAGCAAGGGAAATGAGGGAGTTGAAGATTGATGTGACTGACATCAAATGCAAGAGGGTTAAGAGAATTCTGCTTGAAGATTTAGAAGGCGATTATTTGGAGGAGTATGGTTTGTTATGGGATTACAGAGAAGAACTACTGGCAACCAACCCAGGAACAACAATTGACCTCTTGACTGATGGTAACACAAACCAGTTTGGAGCTATCTACATATGCTTTGATACTTTAAAGAAAGGGTGGAAGGCTGGGTGCAGGCCTTTGATTGGACTTGATGGCTGTTTTTTGAAGACAGTTTGCAAAGGGGAGTTGCTTACTACAATTGGAAGGGATGGCAACAATTAA